The sequence CCCCCCCCCCCCCCCAAAACCCCTACGCATGAATCCGGATTCAACGTCTCTGGCCATCGCTTGGTAATCGCAGTCCAGCGTCGATACAGGATCCGTTTCAGGTGCCCGGTTTCTTCGGAATGCGAGTATTTGACTCTGTTCCTGCTTCAAGTTCCTCGGGTTCAAACCGGTCCTTGTAGTGATCTGACAATGCTTTAAAAAAATCCATCTCCCCGCGATGGTTGTACGATGCAAGTTTTTCAACACTCACACTATCCGAGCCTGAGAGTCGAATACCTATCAGCAGAAATGCTTCAAGTGTTCCGGGCATCCACGCTGGAGCATTGCGTATCGTAACCCGAGTCAATTTTTCAATGAGATCACTGAATCGACTCTCCGAATGATCGATACTTCCATCCCCTAATTTATCGAGATCGATTGCCATAACATACCCAGAAATAACTTCTGGATGCATGTTCTGCATCTCCGATAATTCGCCAAGGATTTCATCCAAGCGATTCGAAACATTTTTCGTTCCTTTCGAAGCATAAGCTTTAAAGGAAACCGCCAACCGGGGTCGACCACGTTGAGGTGCAACAAGATCCCAATTTTTTATCTTCGAAAGACTCGCAATCCGCCGTTCAAGAGTCAGTCCTTCGATATTCGGATTCTCTTGCTCGAGACGGATTTTGGTGTATTGGGCGAGTTCTCTACATCGGTTCGCAGATCTTTCACTCTTGTGAATGAATGTGTCAATGAGTGCGAGTTTCAGGGGGTCCATTGTGTTGCTCAAGTATTCTACGCTACCAGGGATTTATCCAAACGAAAGGATTCATGGATTCCATACACCTGAAATGCAATCTGAGTCGCAAGATCGCGGTCTCGACGCTCAAACGCCTCAGCAAGAAGATTCCGATGCGATTTGCTGATCGATTCGATATCTGGAACACGAATGCGGCGAAGATATTGGGCCTGGAATCGATAGGTGCCTCCCCGCATTCTTACACAATAGGCACCGACAAACAAATTGGCTATATCCGAGAGCAGGATCCCTCCCATAACTCTCAAGTCCCATTTCTCCGAAACCACATAATAAAGGTTATGATGGGGATAGAAGCTTCCGTCATCGAGCACGGGGTGCGCGGCCGCCTTCAGATCGGGGAGCACCAGCTTTGCTCGACCCGAGAGATCCCCGTGAACCCGATCAATAGTTCGATACCACAAATCAGGTCGTTTTTTTGCAATATGGCGGGCTTTGAGGCGCATTTCATTGTCCCGCAAATACTCAGCCAAGCGAGGATATTTTTCCAAATCGACGAGTCCTGTGGCATTCCATGGGTTTACGAGATAGGTTCCAGACCAGTGGTTTTTTCCATTTGCGATGTCGGAAGCCTGTAGCAAAGGAAGCAATCGTTCGGGTTCGACCAGATTCGAATCGTTTGTGATGAAAACCTGATCACATCCTGTCGCAACGCCAATGCCGACTCTCGTGCCAGTTGCAAAATCCTGCAAAGGGGGGAATCTCGATTCAAGTTCCGCGATCAGAGCAAGCTGAGTAGGAGAACCCGAGGGCCAAAGGTCTCGACCTTCAAACCAGCGATCAATTCTGCTTGCTTCATACGAACAGTTTTCAATGGACCTTTCCTTGCCGCAAAGAACCCACTCGGCAACGCGTCCGGCTTCGTGCTCATTAAATCCGGAATTGACGTCAATCACGGATATTTTCTCTTGAATCTTGTTCTGAAGCACCACAACAGCCGGGTAAGCGGAAACCTCATCTTCAAACGCATCCACATCGTGCATCGAAACGACCGTTTGAATCGCGTATTTTGAAGTGATGAACTCGCGAAGACCTGCTCCATATTGATTTCGCATCCAACGGTCCGCGCAGATAAAAGCCAGAGTTCCAGACGGTTTGAGGGTCTGCAGTCCTCGTTCAATAAACCCAACGTAGATGTCAGCCCTTCCACGCATGGTAGAGCAAGATTTTCGGTAGGCTTCCATGATGCCTCGATCCACATTCTCCAGCCGGACATAAGGTGGGTTTCCCACGACAAAATCAACCGAGTTGAAATCGTAATCCTGGAGAAGATAGTCACCTTGCGAAATCCAAGCATCAATCAAAACCGTTGCAACAGAGTTGGAAACCCCGTTTGCGATCAGAACCTTCAGCACGTTCCGGCGGGCATTTTCTACATTGGAGGCGATCAGATCAAATGCTCGCACCGCACATCCCAGATCCTCCAGATTATGTTGGTGGCGCTTGGCAGAGTGAATCAATCGCTCCACGATAGCGATCAAAAAGGCACCAGAGCCGCAGGAGGGTTCAACGATTGTCTTGTAGGCCAAATCTTCATCCTTAGAATAGCCCGCCAAATCCAGAATGAAGTCCACAACCCAACGTCGGGTGAAGACCTCACCGTGATTCTCTTTTGCTTCAGAAATCGGAAGGGTTGCGTTCATCAATTCCGAGAAAAAATGCTGATCTTCCCTCAATATCAACGATGAACCTCCGCTGGATCGAGCTATGGAAGATGCTTCTTGAGGTTTCATAAGTTGCTTGTTCTAACGAGGCAGAAAATCATTGGCTGACTCAAGTATCGTTGCAATACAGCTGGCGCAAAACCTGCCTGCAACTTGAGTTTTACCAACACATTTGATCGTGCGAACCCAGTGAATCTGAGTCAATTCGAAAGGAGGCTCAGAAGGTTACCGAGAAGTATCCGATTCTCAATTCCATCACACCCCCAAAAAAAAGCGGACCTCATGTGAGGCCCGCTACCCTTCGGTGTAAAACGGGTTGAATGGCAATACCCAAATTCCATCCAACCAAGATTTCATCAGGTGAATCGTCCAACCAAATCCCAGGGACGATCCACCTTTGAAATCACCCTACGTATGACACCTAGAAAGAGAAGGTATTGGTGATGAACCATTCCTGAGTGGGACGGATGCGAACTGACGCATACGAACCATCGGGATTGATCGAGATCGGAATCAGACCTTCGCTGTCGCCGACGTTGCGAACGTTCAGCTGGATGCTCCAATCGATCTTGTCCGTCAGCGGCTTGGCGTAGCTGACCCACATGTCAACCGATCCTTCGGTCGGACCGTAGACTGGGTTCTCCACGTCGAATTCGTAGCCGGTTGCAGTTTCCCGAACCGGATATCCAATGCCCACCTTGTCCTGCCAGCGATAGCTTGCACCAAAGCCGAGGTTTTCAAAACGCCCTTCCTGGATCGTGTAGTTCGCCACGATGTTGTAGCGCCACTTGCGCACTTCCGGAGAGAGCGTGCCTTCGCTCAGTTTGAGCTGAACGTAGTTCGCGCGCCAGGGTGCCCAGATGCTGTTATACATCGCATTGCCGGCACCACCCCAACGGGCGAGCAATCCGGCAGGGGTTGGGTTGCCCGCACCATCTGACAGCACGGAATCGAGGTATTCCACATACTCCGCAAGATCGGTACCACCGACATTGGTCTGGGTCGCTTCGGTCTTCGATGCGTTGATCGACAGACGAAGTCCCGGAATCGGGTTGGCGGTCAATTCGAACTCATAGCCCTCCGACACCGTATCTGAAGTCACCGCAAAACCCTGGGGCGCGCTCGCACCATAGGCATAAACGTTGTCTGCAGGCGGGATGTACTGAGAGGCTGGCAGGGGCAGACCTCCCGGATTGTCCTGAAGAGTGGCTTCATAGGTTGAACGGTCGGTCAGGTACTGCAACGGCACCGGATTGAATCCCCAAGCCTCAAAGAAGCCCTTGTCCGTCAAGTAGGCCTGGATTTCGTTCCAGCCCCGGATCGCAGCATCTTCTACTGCTTGCGTTGCCGCAAGCGCCGCTTCCTGCTCGGCCTCACTCATGTCGTCGAAGCCTTCGATGGGATACGGGTTGGTCCAGGTATTGCGATAGCTGGGCGCTTCGCGTCCACCATAGTCATAGGCAGCCAGGTCGTACAGGTAAACATTGCGCCAGTTGAGACCGTTGGAGATGATGCCTCCCACTCCATTCTGATCGCTCAGCGTCGAGTTCGCATCATTGAGTTCGGTCTTGTACTTGATCGCACGGAACGAGTACTTGTTATCCTTGGTCGACAGAACGATGCCGATGTCCCTGGTCTTACCGCTGGGATTTCCGATCGGATCTCCATAGATGCCACGGCGAACCGGAACCACCTGGAAGTTGCTCGACTTGTTGTAGGAGAAGCTGACATTGAATGGCAACGGATCACGCTCACCAAAGAGCTGATTCACGTGCAATACGGCACCATAGCTGGTCGATTCATCCTCGAAAATTTGCGTTTCGGGGAATTCGTCCGGCAGACGATAGCTGTTCATGTCCAACATGCTGCGATTTGCGGGAACCGGCAGGGCACGCGCATCCTTGGTCTTCACCTTGTCCTTGCGCCAACCCGCCGTTGCCACGATGGCATCGTTCCAGAAGTAGCCCTGATAGGTCAGCACCTGCGAGGTTGTTTTCCGGTAGGTCTGCGACGCATTGTCCAGCAGGCTGAGGTTGTTGCCTTTGTAATCGTTCTTGATCAGGTTCAGCGGATACCCCATCCAGCCGTTGTAGTTTGCGGGATTGGATGCCTGTGTGAAGTAGCGGTCTGCATCTTCAGTACCCGTATAACCTGCAGGACCGTTGTCACCCCAGTCGGGTGCGTATCCGTCAGCATCACGGGGATAGACTTTGCTCAAAGAACTCGGAACGTTCCAAACGGCACCGGGATCCACATCATAGCGTGCCCAGTTGGAGTCAAACAGGCGAACGTTGAGTGACTCAAAAGCCATAGGCTTCGCGATATTTGGAATATTTGCTCCACTCGCTGAGGTTGCACCCGCGAGCGAGGATCCGAGGTAGATCGCGGCAACCGGAACACGGTCGTTATAGGGTGAACGGCTTCCATCATTGTCATTCCAGTATCCACCCCATGCACGGTCATTAGCCACACCGCGCCAGGAGCGGTTTTCGAAGAAGTAGCGCTCCTCGTTGTAGGACGCATTCAGGCGCTGGCGCCCGAAGATCTTCAAAATCCAGTCACGGTCCGTCACATCTTCCGGGCGAAACTCACCGTAGAGCGACGCACGATAGTACTCACGGTCACTTGTATAGGAGCTTCCGCGTCCACCTGCATCGGAAATCACATACGGACGTCCAAAGTTGACATTGGTCTGCGAGGTGATCCCGTCCAGATTGCTACCGTAAGTGTAGTAATCGAGTCCATTGCGCATGATGTCAATTGTCAGCGTCGGTGTGTAAGGGACGAAGCTGAATCCGCCCCGCGTGTATTCCTGCTTGTCAAAGGACAGTTCAAGACCGACACGATCTCCCCAGCCCGTTTGGGTCAGGGTCACGTTGTAGGCATCCCATTCTTCCCACTCACGCTTGTTGTCACCGTCGATCAACTTGTTGTAGAAATCGAAGACACTGGCATCGGTGAGGGACTTGGCACGGTACTGGCCCGATCCAAACAGGGGAAGCTGAGCATTGCGCGCAAAACCGTCATAACTCGCAAGACGATAGAACTGCTCCGCATACTGTTTGCCAAAGATTCCATCGGAAGGTCCGCGCACATTGCCATTGGGCATGCGAGCACCCACGTTGATGTAACCCGCAGTCGCACCCATGATGCCGCCCGTGGCGCCATCCATGAAATAGAGTGGTTGCTGCTGGTTCACTACACCCGAAATCCAGGGCTGATAGTTATCATTTGCCGAGTTGCGAATGTTGATACCATACGAGGCCGCACCCGGTCCCGACGTCGGGTAGGTGTCGAAGCGGTCATTGTTGGCATCGTAGGGATTGGTAACCGGAGTCATGCCCATGCCCGAATTCACCGTCCAGGTGCCATAGCCATTGGCGGCTGGTGCAAACCAGGGCGTGATGCTGTCATAGGGTGGCAGGATGCGCGGGCGGTTGGCATCGATCTGGCCTTTTTCGTAGTTCGCACGAATGGTCGTGCGGAAGGTTTCCGGATCGAACAACTTCGGGTTCCAACGCACGGCAAGGTATCCACGCTCATCATCTTCAAACGCCGGGTCCTGCTGGAATTTCTGGTAGTCCGCAAGACCTTCCACGCGCACGGCGAGCACATCGTCGATGATCACGCGGTTGACGTCGAAGCTGCCACGAACACTGCCATATTCGCCTACGCGAATCCTGACTTCGCCCATGTCATAATACTCGGCGGTGTCCAGTGACGCATTCACGATACCTGCCGGGCTTCCGAGACCAAACAGCAAGGCGTTCGGCCCACGCTGAATGTCCACACGGCTGGTGATGTAACTGTCCCACGGAATATCGGTGATGTAGAAGTCACGCGTATTGTCCGCCGCAGCCAGGCCGCGCACACGCTGGGCTCCACCCGGCGCGCGCAGGCTTCCAGACTCATCAAGAGAGGTGCCTGTGCCAAGGCCGCCGTAAGTACCGCGGGTGCCTGCCACTTCAGCATTGGTCGTGTATTGCAGCAGGGTGGAATTGTCCGTCGCACCAACGTCGTTGATGAACTCGGAGGTTACCACCGAGATCGCAGATCCCACGTCCTTGAGGTCGGTTCGAATTCGGGTTCCGGCCAGCGTCTGGGTTGCCAGATAGCCAACATCGGAATCGGTTGAGACTTCGAAGGGAGACAGTTCGTAGACGTCTTCGTCCAGTTCTGCTCCATCCGAAACGGCATCCTGAGCCTGCAGGCTCAGGAAGGATGTACCCAATAAGAGGATGGGCACATATTTCCATTTGTTCAGTAGATCATTCATCATGATAGTTTTTGATGGGTGAGTTGTTTTCATACAGTGAAACCTCACGGTCTCGATGCACAAAGCTTGGCTCCGGCGCTCGCACAGGGCACAGCACAGCCCACAGGCTATCAATTCGTGGTGTCCAACCACGCATCAACGCACAAAACAACAGGGGTGTACGGCGGCAAGTGAAGGGATTCCGTCAGGTCGAAACAATCCAATCACAGCAATAACGCCGGGGGATTTTACTTAGGGGATAAAACGTTTAATTGGGTAGGTTTGGGTAGCAAAAGAATTCAGGGTCGTGAATCAATAAAGAATTGACGATAGCCAAAGCCTAGAGTCGAGGTGCGTCGGGTCAAGCGGACAGAAGCCGTATAGAATCTATGACCTAAGTCATAGGTCATGCTCTTGCCTTAAGGTTAAGCAGAGTATGTCTTCTCAGCACTGAACCCTCTGTGCTGCGCCTGACGGGCCTCACCCTTCCTCACCAGAGGCACCATTGCCCTCGAGGTGGTAGATCTTGTATTCCACGGAGTCTTTCAATGCTGCCCAGCTGGCTTCGACAATGTTGTCTGAGGCACCCACGGTTCCCCAGGTCGCTGTGCCGTCCGTGCTTTCCATCTGCACGCGAATCTTCGACTGTGCTCCATCCGCGCCTTCAAGGATGCGTACCTTGTAGTCCACAAGCTGCACATCGCGGATCACCGGATAATCACTCTCCAACGCCCGGCGCAGGGCAAGGTCGAGCGCACCGACAGGTCCATGAGACTCCGCCACAGTGTGCCGGATGTTGCCATGCACGTTGATTTTGACCGTTGCCTCGGAGAGCAGACCCGCTTCGCCGCGGTGTTCCACAATCACGCGATAGTCGATCAATTCAAACAGTGGTTCACGTCCCTTCAGAAAACGCTCGATCAGCAGTTTGAAGGACGCATCCGCTGCTTCGAATTCATAGCCGCGAAACTCCAGTTCTTTCAACTCCGACAAAAAATCCTTCATGGCCGGAGATTTTTCATCCAACTCCAGCCCCATCTCCCTGGCCTTCATCATCACACTGCTGCGCCCGGACATATCTGAAACCAGCACCCTTGTACGGTTGCCCACGAGAGACGGGTCAATGTGCTCGTAACTGTGGCGCACCTTTTCAACCGCATTGGCATGTACTCCGCCTTTGTGGGCAAAGGAGGTTGCTCCAACAAAGGGGGCGCGAATGTCAGGCCGCAGGTTTGCCATGTCGTCAATGAACAGCGACACATCCCGCAGTTTGCCAAGGTGTGGACTGCAGTGCATGCGACATCCCATCTTGAGTCCCAGATTGGCAATGATCGTCGTCAAATTGGCATTCCCGTTGCGCTCACCAAAACCATTCATGACGCCCTGCACGTGGGATGCACCTGCCTCCACACCTGCGAGACTGACCGCCACTCCCAGACCGCAGTCATTGTGACAGTGCACACCGACCCGCACGGATGGAAATCGCATCACGACCTCGGAGGTGATTTCCCTCACTTCAGGCACCATTTTCCCCCCATTGGTATCGCAGAGCACCAGGGTTTGTGCTCCTCCCTTTACAGCAGATTCGAGGGTCTGAATGGCATAGCCCGGATTGTCCAGGTATCCGTCAAAAAAGTGCTCGGCATCATAAACCACCTCTCGCCCCTGCGAACGCAGGTATGCCACCGATTCCTCGATCATGGCGAGGTTCTCCTCCGGACTGGTGCGCAGGATTTCGGTGACATGCAGCAGCCAGGTTTTTCCAAAAATCGTGATCACCGGCGTCTGCGCATCGAGCAGCATCTGGATCTGCGGGTCCTGCTCCACAGGGGTTTTTGCACGTCGCGTGGAACCAAAGGCAGCAATTTTGGCATGCTCCAGCTTCAGTTCCCGAACCTGTTCAAAAAACGCCATGTCGCGTGGATTGGATCCCGGCCACCCTCCTTCAATGTAATCGACGCCAAACTGATCCAGCGTTTTCACGATGCGCAGTTTGGAATTGACGGAAAAGGAAACACCTTCGCCCTGGGTACCATCACGCAGGGTCGTATCATAGATGAGAACGGTCGAATCGCTGGACATGGGTTTTCAGTTCGTTCAAGGACAGCCGGAAAGAACGGGCAAAACCTCGAAAAGAAAAGAAATCCAGCCGGGATGCAACCTCAAAACCGCTCCAGCAGTCGCCCCAGATGGCACTAGCAGCCACTGGCGTCCTGCAGGGAAACGATGCCCCTTCACTTTGCATCGAATAGCGAGCACACTTGACGGTTGAGTCTGTCAGGAACACATTCATCCATCATGCTTCTCCGCTCCATCCAACCGTCACGCCTGCTTTGTAGCATCGTGCTCGTGCTTTTGAGCACGGCGCTCGCCGCTGTCGAACTCTGGCAAAACCTGCCTCGGCAAGATCGGGCCATTCATGATTTTGCCGAGCAAATCGATGCGCGCACCGAAAGCCGCCTTGAGGGTTTTCTGACCACCGCTTTCCGCAGCCTCGACACGCCTGTGGTCGTAGTCACACTACCCTCCCTGCAAGGAGGGCAAATCGATGATTTTGCAAACCGCCTCTACGAACACTGGGGCATCGGCACACGCCCGGACAACCGGGGCATCCTCTTTCTCATCGCACTGGAAGAGCGGCAGATGCGCATTGAAACAGGCTACGGCACCGAACCCGTCATCACCGACACGCTGGCCGCCAGCCTGATCCGCGACATCGCACGTCCGCGCTTCCAGCAAGGCGACATCGCAGGCGGTATTGAAGTAGTCGTTCGCACACTCATCGGTACCGTTGCTGAAGCCGAGGGCAAAACCGTGGAAGGGGCCGCCACTTACCGGGGCAAAGCTTCAGAGCGGGATGGTTCCGGACTGGTGAATGTGATCTTCTGGATCATCGTTTTGATTTCCGTCTTCTCCGGTGCGGGTCGCCGATCCCGCCACCTGCGCCACCGCTCAATGTTACCGCTCCTGCTCATGAGCGGAGGATTTCGCGGAAGCTCTCGCGGGGGCTTCGGAAGCTCTGGCTCCGGTGGATTCGG comes from Puniceicoccaceae bacterium and encodes:
- a CDS encoding N-6 DNA methylase — protein: MNATLPISEAKENHGEVFTRRWVVDFILDLAGYSKDEDLAYKTIVEPSCGSGAFLIAIVERLIHSAKRHQHNLEDLGCAVRAFDLIASNVENARRNVLKVLIANGVSNSVATVLIDAWISQGDYLLQDYDFNSVDFVVGNPPYVRLENVDRGIMEAYRKSCSTMRGRADIYVGFIERGLQTLKPSGTLAFICADRWMRNQYGAGLREFITSKYAIQTVVSMHDVDAFEDEVSAYPAVVVLQNKIQEKISVIDVNSGFNEHEAGRVAEWVLCGKERSIENCSYEASRIDRWFEGRDLWPSGSPTQLALIAELESRFPPLQDFATGTRVGIGVATGCDQVFITNDSNLVEPERLLPLLQASDIANGKNHWSGTYLVNPWNATGLVDLEKYPRLAEYLRDNEMRLKARHIAKKRPDLWYRTIDRVHGDLSGRAKLVLPDLKAAAHPVLDDGSFYPHHNLYYVVSEKWDLRVMGGILLSDIANLFVGAYCVRMRGGTYRFQAQYLRRIRVPDIESISKSHRNLLAEAFERRDRDLATQIAFQVYGIHESFRLDKSLVA
- a CDS encoding TonB-dependent receptor plug domain-containing protein; amino-acid sequence: MMNDLLNKWKYVPILLLGTSFLSLQAQDAVSDGAELDEDVYELSPFEVSTDSDVGYLATQTLAGTRIRTDLKDVGSAISVVTSEFINDVGATDNSTLLQYTTNAEVAGTRGTYGGLGTGTSLDESGSLRAPGGAQRVRGLAAADNTRDFYITDIPWDSYITSRVDIQRGPNALLFGLGSPAGIVNASLDTAEYYDMGEVRIRVGEYGSVRGSFDVNRVIIDDVLAVRVEGLADYQKFQQDPAFEDDERGYLAVRWNPKLFDPETFRTTIRANYEKGQIDANRPRILPPYDSITPWFAPAANGYGTWTVNSGMGMTPVTNPYDANNDRFDTYPTSGPGAASYGINIRNSANDNYQPWISGVVNQQQPLYFMDGATGGIMGATAGYINVGARMPNGNVRGPSDGIFGKQYAEQFYRLASYDGFARNAQLPLFGSGQYRAKSLTDASVFDFYNKLIDGDNKREWEEWDAYNVTLTQTGWGDRVGLELSFDKQEYTRGGFSFVPYTPTLTIDIMRNGLDYYTYGSNLDGITSQTNVNFGRPYVISDAGGRGSSYTSDREYYRASLYGEFRPEDVTDRDWILKIFGRQRLNASYNEERYFFENRSWRGVANDRAWGGYWNDNDGSRSPYNDRVPVAAIYLGSSLAGATSASGANIPNIAKPMAFESLNVRLFDSNWARYDVDPGAVWNVPSSLSKVYPRDADGYAPDWGDNGPAGYTGTEDADRYFTQASNPANYNGWMGYPLNLIKNDYKGNNLSLLDNASQTYRKTTSQVLTYQGYFWNDAIVATAGWRKDKVKTKDARALPVPANRSMLDMNSYRLPDEFPETQIFEDESTSYGAVLHVNQLFGERDPLPFNVSFSYNKSSNFQVVPVRRGIYGDPIGNPSGKTRDIGIVLSTKDNKYSFRAIKYKTELNDANSTLSDQNGVGGIISNGLNWRNVYLYDLAAYDYGGREAPSYRNTWTNPYPIEGFDDMSEAEQEAALAATQAVEDAAIRGWNEIQAYLTDKGFFEAWGFNPVPLQYLTDRSTYEATLQDNPGGLPLPASQYIPPADNVYAYGASAPQGFAVTSDTVSEGYEFELTANPIPGLRLSINASKTEATQTNVGGTDLAEYVEYLDSVLSDGAGNPTPAGLLARWGGAGNAMYNSIWAPWRANYVQLKLSEGTLSPEVRKWRYNIVANYTIQEGRFENLGFGASYRWQDKVGIGYPVRETATGYEFDVENPVYGPTEGSVDMWVSYAKPLTDKIDWSIQLNVRNVGDSEGLIPISINPDGSYASVRIRPTQEWFITNTFSF
- the cimA gene encoding citramalate synthase, with the translated sequence MSSDSTVLIYDTTLRDGTQGEGVSFSVNSKLRIVKTLDQFGVDYIEGGWPGSNPRDMAFFEQVRELKLEHAKIAAFGSTRRAKTPVEQDPQIQMLLDAQTPVITIFGKTWLLHVTEILRTSPEENLAMIEESVAYLRSQGREVVYDAEHFFDGYLDNPGYAIQTLESAVKGGAQTLVLCDTNGGKMVPEVREITSEVVMRFPSVRVGVHCHNDCGLGVAVSLAGVEAGASHVQGVMNGFGERNGNANLTTIIANLGLKMGCRMHCSPHLGKLRDVSLFIDDMANLRPDIRAPFVGATSFAHKGGVHANAVEKVRHSYEHIDPSLVGNRTRVLVSDMSGRSSVMMKAREMGLELDEKSPAMKDFLSELKELEFRGYEFEAADASFKLLIERFLKGREPLFELIDYRVIVEHRGEAGLLSEATVKINVHGNIRHTVAESHGPVGALDLALRRALESDYPVIRDVQLVDYKVRILEGADGAQSKIRVQMESTDGTATWGTVGASDNIVEASWAALKDSVEYKIYHLEGNGASGEEG
- a CDS encoding TPM domain-containing protein is translated as MLLRSIQPSRLLCSIVLVLLSTALAAVELWQNLPRQDRAIHDFAEQIDARTESRLEGFLTTAFRSLDTPVVVVTLPSLQGGQIDDFANRLYEHWGIGTRPDNRGILFLIALEERQMRIETGYGTEPVITDTLAASLIRDIARPRFQQGDIAGGIEVVVRTLIGTVAEAEGKTVEGAATYRGKASERDGSGLVNVIFWIIVLISVFSGAGRRSRHLRHRSMLPLLLMSGGFRGSSRGGFGSSGSGGFGGFGGGFSGGGGASGGW